One Papio anubis isolate 15944 chromosome 9, Panubis1.0, whole genome shotgun sequence genomic window carries:
- the NCKAP5L gene encoding nck-associated protein 5-like isoform X2: MSEAMDQPAGGPGNPRPGESDDGSMEPGTCQDLLHRLRELEAENSALAQANENQRETYERCLDEVANHVVQALLNQKDLREECIKLKKRVFDLERQNQMLSALFQQKLQLTTGSLPQVCWEQQLRPGGPGPPAAPPPALDALSPFLRKKAQILEVLRALEETDPLLLCSPATPWRPPGQGPGSPEPINGELCGPPQPEPSPWAPCLLLGPGNLGGLLHWERLLGGPGGAEGTGQPWGPSRGPPQTQGTSSGPNRAPGSSSSSSSDEAGDPSEAPSPDTLLGALARRQLNLGQLLEDTESYLQAFLAGAAGPLNGDHPGPGQPSSPDQGPPQLSKSKGLPKSAWGGGTPEAHRPGFGATSEGQGPLPFLSMFMGAGDAPLGSRPGHPHSSSQVKSKLQIGPPSPGEAQGPLLPSPARGLKFLKLPPASEKSPSPGGPQLSPQLPRNSRIPCRNSGSDGSPSPLLARRGLGGGELSPEGAQGLPTSPSPCYTTPDSAQLRPPQSALSTTLSPGPVVSPCYENILDLSRSTFRGPSPEPPPSPLQVPTYPQLTLEVPQAPEVLRSPGVPPSPCLPESYRYGSPQEKSLDKAGSESPHPGRRTPGNSSKKPSQGSGRRPGDPGSTPLRDRLAALGKLKTGPEGALGPEKNGVPARPGTEKTRGPGKSGESAGDMVPPIHRPPEQLEAKGGIRGAVALGTNSLKQQEPGLMGDPGARVYSSHSMGARVDLEPVSPRSCLTKVELAKSRLAGALCPQVPRTPAKVPTSAPSLGKPNKSPHSSPTKLPSKSPTKVVPRPGASPVTKESPKPDKGKGPPWADCGSTTAQPTPLVPGPTDPGQGPEGLAPHSAIEEKVMKGIEENVLRLQGQERAPGAEVKHRNTSSIASWFGLKKSKLPALNRRTEATKSKEGAGGGSPLRREVKMESRKLEAESLNISKLMAKAEDLRRALEEEKAYLSSRARPRPGGPAPGPSTGLGQVQGQLAGMYQGADTFMQQLLNRVDGKELPPKSWREPKPEYGDFQPVSSDPKSPWPACGPRNGLVGPLQGCGKPPGKPSSEPGRQEEMPSEDSLAEPVPTSHFTACGSLTRTLDSGIGTFPPPDHGSGGTPSKNLPKTKPPRLDPPPGVPPARPPPLTKVPRRAHTLEREVPGIEELLVSGRHPSMPAFPALLPAAPGHRGHETCPDDPCEDPGPTPPVQLAKNWTFPNTRAAGSSSDPFMCPPRQLEGLPRTPMALPVDQKRSQESSRPSPMPQGPAFGGSRTPSTSDMAEEGRVASGGPPGLETSESLSDSLYDSLSSCGSQG; the protein is encoded by the exons GTATGTTGGGAGCAGCAGCTGAGGCCAGGAGGCCCAGGCCCCCCAGCCGCCCCACCCCCAGCGCTGGATGCCCTATCCCCGTTCCTTCGGAAGAAGGCCCAGATTCTGGAGGTGCTGAGAGCCCTGGAAGAGACTGACCCCTTGCTTCTCTGCTCACCTGCCACCCCCTGGCGGCCTCCAGGCCAGGGGCCTGGCTCCCCAGAGCCCATCAACGGCGAGCTGTGTGGCCCGCCTCAGCCTGAACCCTCGCCCTGGGCGCCCTGCCTGCTGCTAGGCCCTGGCAACCTGGGAGGCCTCCTGCACTGGGAGCGCCTCTTGGGGGGCCCGGGAGGGGCAGAGGGTACTGGGCAGCCCTGGGGTCCTAGCAGGGGACCTCCTCAGACCCAGGGCACCAGCTCTGGCCCAAACCGTGCCCCAGgcagcagctcctcctcctcttctgatGAGGCAGGTGACCCCAGTGAGGCACCCAGCCCCGACACCCTGCTCGGTGCCCTGGCCCGCAGACAGTTGAACCTGGGCCAGCTCCTTGAGGACACAGAGTCTTACCTACAGGCCTTCCTGGCCGGGGCTGCAGGCCCACTCAATGGGGACCACCCAGGTCCTGGGCAGCCATCCTCCCCAGACCAGGGGCCCCCACAGctgtccaagtccaaaggcctccCCAAGTCAGCTTGGGGTGGGGGTACCCCAGAGGCCCACAGGCCAGGCTTCGGTGCTACCTCAGAGGGCCAGGGGCCCCTCCCCTTCCTTAGCATGTTCATGGGTGCTGGGGATGCCCCACTGGGCTCTCGGCCTGGCCACCCTCATTCCTCATCTCAGGTGAAAAGCAAGCTCCAAATTGGTCCCCCTTCTCCTGGGGAAGCCCAGGGACCACTTCTGCCCTCTCCAGCTAGGGGTCTCAAGTTTCTAAAGCTGCCTCCAGCCTCGGAGAAGAGCCCCAGCCCAGGAGGCCCACAGCTCAGTCCCCAACTCCCCCGGAACTCGCGAATCCCCTGTCGGAACAGTGGCTCAGATGGCAGCCCCTCCCCACTGTTGGCCCGAAGGGGTCTGGGTGGAGGAGAGCTGTCCCCAGAGGGGGCACAAGGCCTGCCCACCAGCCCTTCACCCTGTTACACAACCCCAGACTCCGCACAGCTCAGACCCCCGCAGTCAGCCTTGTCCACCACGCTGTCCCCAGGCCCAGTGGTGTCTCCCTGCTATGAGAACATCCTGGACCTTTCTAGGAGCACCTTTAGGGGGCCTTCCCCAGAGCCACCTCCATCCCCACTGCAGGTGCCCACCTACCCACAGCTAACTCTGGAGGTACCACAGGCCCCCGAGGTCCTCAGAAGCCCTGGAGTCCCCCCCAGCCCTTGCCTCCCAGAATCGTACCGCTATGGGAGCCCCCAGGAGAAGAGTTTGGACAAGGCAGGCTCGGAGTCTCCCCATCCTGGCCGCAGGACCCCAGGCAACTCATCCAAGAAGCCCAGCCAGGGGTCAGGGCGGCGACCTGGGGATCCTGGCAGCACACCTCTGCGGGACAGACTGGCGGCCCTGGGGAAGCTGAAGACAGGCCCTgagggggccctgggcccagagAAGAATGGGGTGCCAGCCAGGCCTGGCACCGAAAAGACCCGGGGACCAGGGAAGTCAGGGGAGAGTGCTGGAGACATGGTGCCCCCCATCCACAGGCCACCAGAGCAGCTAGAAGCTAAGGGAGGGATACGGGGGGCAGTGGCCTTGGGCACGAACAGCCTGAAGCAGCAGGAACCCGGACTCATGGGGGATCCCGGGGCCCGAGTCTACTCCTCTCACTCCATGGGGGCCAGGGTGGACCTGGAGCCTGTCTCACCAAGGAGCTGCCTCACCAAAGTGGAGCTGGCCAAGAGCCGGCTGGCAGGGGCCCTGTGCCCCCAGGTACCCCGTACCCCTGCCAAAGTGCCAACCTCAGCCCCAAGCCTGGGCAAGCCCAATAAAAGCCCTCACAGCAGCCCCACCAAGCTCCCTTCCAAGTCACCCACCAAGGTGGTGCCTCGACCTGGGGCTTCCCCAGTCACCAAGGAGTCCCCCAAACCTGACAAAGGGAAGGGCCCTCCCTGGGCAGACTGTGGTAGTACCACGGCCCAGCCCACACCCCTAGTACCTGGCCCCACTGACCCAGGCCAGGGCCCTGAGGGGCTGGCCCCACACTCAGCCATCGAGGAGAAGGTGATGAAGGGCATCGAGGAGAATGTGCTGCGGCTCCAGGGCCAGGAGCGAGCCCCTGGTGCCGAGGTCAAGCACCGCAACACCAGCAGCATCGCCAGCTGGTTTGGCCTTAAGAAGAGCAAGCTGCCAGCGCTGAACCGCCGCACGGAGGCCACCAAGAGCAAGGAGGGGGCTGGCGGGGGCTCCCCGCTCAGGAGGGAAGTCAAGATGGAATCCCGGAAGCTGGAGGCCGAGAGCCTCAACATCTCCAAGCTGATGGCCAAGGCCGAAGACCTGCGTCGGGCACTGGAAGAGGAGAAGGCCTACCTAAGCAGCAGGGCCCGGCCACGGCCTGGTGGCCCAGCCCCAGGGCCCAGCACGGGGTTGGGGCAGGTGCAGGGCCAACTGGCTGGCATGTACCAAGGTGCAGACACCTTCATGCAGCAGCTGCTAAACAG GGTGGATGGCAAGGAGCTGCCACCCAAGAGCTGGAGGGAGCCCAAGCCTGAGTACGGGGATTTCCAGCCAGTGTCTTCTGACCCCAAGAGCCCTTGGCCAGCCTGTGGACCCCGGAATGGCCTGGTGGGCCCTCTTCAGGGCTGCGGAAAACCTCCTGGAAAG CCGAGCagtgagccagggaggcaggaagagatGCCCTCGGAGGACAGCCTGGCCGAGCCAGTGCCCACCTCACACTTCACAG cctgtggCTCCTTGACTCGAACCTTGGACAGTGGCATTGGGACCTTCCCACCCCCGGACCATGGTAGCGGTGGGACCCCCAGCAAGAATCTTCCTAAGACCAAGCCACCACGGCTGGATCCCCCACCTGGGGTACCCCCAGCTCGGCCCCCACCCCTTACCAAAGTCCCCCGCCGTGCCCACACACTGGAGCGGGAAGTGCCAGGCATAGAGGAGCTGCTGGTGAGCGGGCGGCACCCCAGCATGCCAGCCTTCCCTGCACTGCTACCTGCTGCTCCGGGCCACCGGGGCCATGAGACCTGTCCTGATG ATCCCTGTGAAGACCCAGGCCCCACCCCTCCTGTCCAGCTGGCCAAGAACTGGACCTTCCCCAATACTAGGGCAGCTGGCAGCTCCTCGGATCCTTTCATGTGCCCACCCCGACAATTGGAGGGGCTGCCCAGGACCCCCATG GCCCTGCCCGTGGACCAGAAGCGAAGCCAGGAGTCCAGCCGCCCATCCCCTATGCCCCAGGGCCCAGCTTTTGGGGGTAGCCGCACCCCCAGCACGTCGGACAtggctgaggaaggcagagtgGCCAGCGGGGGCCCCCCAGGGCTGGAGACCTCGGAGTCTCTCAGTGACTCGCTCTACGACTCGCTATCCTCCTGTGGGAGTCAGGGCTGA
- the NCKAP5L gene encoding nck-associated protein 5-like isoform X1, which translates to MSEAMDQPAGGPGNPRPGESDDGSMEPGTCQDLLHRLRELEAENSALAQANENQRETYERCLDEVANHVVQALLNQKDLREECIKLKKRVFDLERQNQMLSALFQQKLQLTTGSLPQIPLTPLQPPSEPPASPSLSSTEGPATPLPLGHCAGQREVCWEQQLRPGGPGPPAAPPPALDALSPFLRKKAQILEVLRALEETDPLLLCSPATPWRPPGQGPGSPEPINGELCGPPQPEPSPWAPCLLLGPGNLGGLLHWERLLGGPGGAEGTGQPWGPSRGPPQTQGTSSGPNRAPGSSSSSSSDEAGDPSEAPSPDTLLGALARRQLNLGQLLEDTESYLQAFLAGAAGPLNGDHPGPGQPSSPDQGPPQLSKSKGLPKSAWGGGTPEAHRPGFGATSEGQGPLPFLSMFMGAGDAPLGSRPGHPHSSSQVKSKLQIGPPSPGEAQGPLLPSPARGLKFLKLPPASEKSPSPGGPQLSPQLPRNSRIPCRNSGSDGSPSPLLARRGLGGGELSPEGAQGLPTSPSPCYTTPDSAQLRPPQSALSTTLSPGPVVSPCYENILDLSRSTFRGPSPEPPPSPLQVPTYPQLTLEVPQAPEVLRSPGVPPSPCLPESYRYGSPQEKSLDKAGSESPHPGRRTPGNSSKKPSQGSGRRPGDPGSTPLRDRLAALGKLKTGPEGALGPEKNGVPARPGTEKTRGPGKSGESAGDMVPPIHRPPEQLEAKGGIRGAVALGTNSLKQQEPGLMGDPGARVYSSHSMGARVDLEPVSPRSCLTKVELAKSRLAGALCPQVPRTPAKVPTSAPSLGKPNKSPHSSPTKLPSKSPTKVVPRPGASPVTKESPKPDKGKGPPWADCGSTTAQPTPLVPGPTDPGQGPEGLAPHSAIEEKVMKGIEENVLRLQGQERAPGAEVKHRNTSSIASWFGLKKSKLPALNRRTEATKSKEGAGGGSPLRREVKMESRKLEAESLNISKLMAKAEDLRRALEEEKAYLSSRARPRPGGPAPGPSTGLGQVQGQLAGMYQGADTFMQQLLNRVDGKELPPKSWREPKPEYGDFQPVSSDPKSPWPACGPRNGLVGPLQGCGKPPGKPSSEPGRQEEMPSEDSLAEPVPTSHFTACGSLTRTLDSGIGTFPPPDHGSGGTPSKNLPKTKPPRLDPPPGVPPARPPPLTKVPRRAHTLEREVPGIEELLVSGRHPSMPAFPALLPAAPGHRGHETCPDDPCEDPGPTPPVQLAKNWTFPNTRAAGSSSDPFMCPPRQLEGLPRTPMALPVDQKRSQESSRPSPMPQGPAFGGSRTPSTSDMAEEGRVASGGPPGLETSESLSDSLYDSLSSCGSQG; encoded by the exons ATCCcactcactccactccagccgCCATCAGAGCCACCAGCCTCCCCCTCCCTCAGCTCCACTGAGGGACCGGCCACCCCGCTGCCTCTggggcactgtgctgggcagaGAGAG GTATGTTGGGAGCAGCAGCTGAGGCCAGGAGGCCCAGGCCCCCCAGCCGCCCCACCCCCAGCGCTGGATGCCCTATCCCCGTTCCTTCGGAAGAAGGCCCAGATTCTGGAGGTGCTGAGAGCCCTGGAAGAGACTGACCCCTTGCTTCTCTGCTCACCTGCCACCCCCTGGCGGCCTCCAGGCCAGGGGCCTGGCTCCCCAGAGCCCATCAACGGCGAGCTGTGTGGCCCGCCTCAGCCTGAACCCTCGCCCTGGGCGCCCTGCCTGCTGCTAGGCCCTGGCAACCTGGGAGGCCTCCTGCACTGGGAGCGCCTCTTGGGGGGCCCGGGAGGGGCAGAGGGTACTGGGCAGCCCTGGGGTCCTAGCAGGGGACCTCCTCAGACCCAGGGCACCAGCTCTGGCCCAAACCGTGCCCCAGgcagcagctcctcctcctcttctgatGAGGCAGGTGACCCCAGTGAGGCACCCAGCCCCGACACCCTGCTCGGTGCCCTGGCCCGCAGACAGTTGAACCTGGGCCAGCTCCTTGAGGACACAGAGTCTTACCTACAGGCCTTCCTGGCCGGGGCTGCAGGCCCACTCAATGGGGACCACCCAGGTCCTGGGCAGCCATCCTCCCCAGACCAGGGGCCCCCACAGctgtccaagtccaaaggcctccCCAAGTCAGCTTGGGGTGGGGGTACCCCAGAGGCCCACAGGCCAGGCTTCGGTGCTACCTCAGAGGGCCAGGGGCCCCTCCCCTTCCTTAGCATGTTCATGGGTGCTGGGGATGCCCCACTGGGCTCTCGGCCTGGCCACCCTCATTCCTCATCTCAGGTGAAAAGCAAGCTCCAAATTGGTCCCCCTTCTCCTGGGGAAGCCCAGGGACCACTTCTGCCCTCTCCAGCTAGGGGTCTCAAGTTTCTAAAGCTGCCTCCAGCCTCGGAGAAGAGCCCCAGCCCAGGAGGCCCACAGCTCAGTCCCCAACTCCCCCGGAACTCGCGAATCCCCTGTCGGAACAGTGGCTCAGATGGCAGCCCCTCCCCACTGTTGGCCCGAAGGGGTCTGGGTGGAGGAGAGCTGTCCCCAGAGGGGGCACAAGGCCTGCCCACCAGCCCTTCACCCTGTTACACAACCCCAGACTCCGCACAGCTCAGACCCCCGCAGTCAGCCTTGTCCACCACGCTGTCCCCAGGCCCAGTGGTGTCTCCCTGCTATGAGAACATCCTGGACCTTTCTAGGAGCACCTTTAGGGGGCCTTCCCCAGAGCCACCTCCATCCCCACTGCAGGTGCCCACCTACCCACAGCTAACTCTGGAGGTACCACAGGCCCCCGAGGTCCTCAGAAGCCCTGGAGTCCCCCCCAGCCCTTGCCTCCCAGAATCGTACCGCTATGGGAGCCCCCAGGAGAAGAGTTTGGACAAGGCAGGCTCGGAGTCTCCCCATCCTGGCCGCAGGACCCCAGGCAACTCATCCAAGAAGCCCAGCCAGGGGTCAGGGCGGCGACCTGGGGATCCTGGCAGCACACCTCTGCGGGACAGACTGGCGGCCCTGGGGAAGCTGAAGACAGGCCCTgagggggccctgggcccagagAAGAATGGGGTGCCAGCCAGGCCTGGCACCGAAAAGACCCGGGGACCAGGGAAGTCAGGGGAGAGTGCTGGAGACATGGTGCCCCCCATCCACAGGCCACCAGAGCAGCTAGAAGCTAAGGGAGGGATACGGGGGGCAGTGGCCTTGGGCACGAACAGCCTGAAGCAGCAGGAACCCGGACTCATGGGGGATCCCGGGGCCCGAGTCTACTCCTCTCACTCCATGGGGGCCAGGGTGGACCTGGAGCCTGTCTCACCAAGGAGCTGCCTCACCAAAGTGGAGCTGGCCAAGAGCCGGCTGGCAGGGGCCCTGTGCCCCCAGGTACCCCGTACCCCTGCCAAAGTGCCAACCTCAGCCCCAAGCCTGGGCAAGCCCAATAAAAGCCCTCACAGCAGCCCCACCAAGCTCCCTTCCAAGTCACCCACCAAGGTGGTGCCTCGACCTGGGGCTTCCCCAGTCACCAAGGAGTCCCCCAAACCTGACAAAGGGAAGGGCCCTCCCTGGGCAGACTGTGGTAGTACCACGGCCCAGCCCACACCCCTAGTACCTGGCCCCACTGACCCAGGCCAGGGCCCTGAGGGGCTGGCCCCACACTCAGCCATCGAGGAGAAGGTGATGAAGGGCATCGAGGAGAATGTGCTGCGGCTCCAGGGCCAGGAGCGAGCCCCTGGTGCCGAGGTCAAGCACCGCAACACCAGCAGCATCGCCAGCTGGTTTGGCCTTAAGAAGAGCAAGCTGCCAGCGCTGAACCGCCGCACGGAGGCCACCAAGAGCAAGGAGGGGGCTGGCGGGGGCTCCCCGCTCAGGAGGGAAGTCAAGATGGAATCCCGGAAGCTGGAGGCCGAGAGCCTCAACATCTCCAAGCTGATGGCCAAGGCCGAAGACCTGCGTCGGGCACTGGAAGAGGAGAAGGCCTACCTAAGCAGCAGGGCCCGGCCACGGCCTGGTGGCCCAGCCCCAGGGCCCAGCACGGGGTTGGGGCAGGTGCAGGGCCAACTGGCTGGCATGTACCAAGGTGCAGACACCTTCATGCAGCAGCTGCTAAACAG GGTGGATGGCAAGGAGCTGCCACCCAAGAGCTGGAGGGAGCCCAAGCCTGAGTACGGGGATTTCCAGCCAGTGTCTTCTGACCCCAAGAGCCCTTGGCCAGCCTGTGGACCCCGGAATGGCCTGGTGGGCCCTCTTCAGGGCTGCGGAAAACCTCCTGGAAAG CCGAGCagtgagccagggaggcaggaagagatGCCCTCGGAGGACAGCCTGGCCGAGCCAGTGCCCACCTCACACTTCACAG cctgtggCTCCTTGACTCGAACCTTGGACAGTGGCATTGGGACCTTCCCACCCCCGGACCATGGTAGCGGTGGGACCCCCAGCAAGAATCTTCCTAAGACCAAGCCACCACGGCTGGATCCCCCACCTGGGGTACCCCCAGCTCGGCCCCCACCCCTTACCAAAGTCCCCCGCCGTGCCCACACACTGGAGCGGGAAGTGCCAGGCATAGAGGAGCTGCTGGTGAGCGGGCGGCACCCCAGCATGCCAGCCTTCCCTGCACTGCTACCTGCTGCTCCGGGCCACCGGGGCCATGAGACCTGTCCTGATG ATCCCTGTGAAGACCCAGGCCCCACCCCTCCTGTCCAGCTGGCCAAGAACTGGACCTTCCCCAATACTAGGGCAGCTGGCAGCTCCTCGGATCCTTTCATGTGCCCACCCCGACAATTGGAGGGGCTGCCCAGGACCCCCATG GCCCTGCCCGTGGACCAGAAGCGAAGCCAGGAGTCCAGCCGCCCATCCCCTATGCCCCAGGGCCCAGCTTTTGGGGGTAGCCGCACCCCCAGCACGTCGGACAtggctgaggaaggcagagtgGCCAGCGGGGGCCCCCCAGGGCTGGAGACCTCGGAGTCTCTCAGTGACTCGCTCTACGACTCGCTATCCTCCTGTGGGAGTCAGGGCTGA